In Candidatus Neomarinimicrobiota bacterium, a genomic segment contains:
- a CDS encoding NAD synthetase: protein FAGIQNELFGFENTVMVFGDAKEMLTTLHKDLKEL, encoded by the coding sequence TTTGCAGGAATCCAAAATGAATTATTCGGATTCGAGAATACCGTTATGGTCTTTGGTGATGCAAAAGAAATGCTTACCACACTCCACAAAGACCTAAAAGAATTGTAA